The following are from one region of the Sorghum bicolor cultivar BTx623 chromosome 2, Sorghum_bicolor_NCBIv3, whole genome shotgun sequence genome:
- the LOC110432930 gene encoding uncharacterized protein LOC110432930 isoform X2, with product MSMALSRFTQWLWPGGAAARVAATHEHPSAGLTSSSFPDFPSGFREPDTVTFYTGGGAGGRRARPRRVSNRRRSRGEARVDREYDMVIVPSDGGGCLSGSDSDDSDWSIGWLEPQAPELQTDGDPENCFAVLVPCYRHGRQEQQPRRHEGRFLGAGALTDGGLSDGKNFVEQWLSSLQN from the exons ATGTCCATGGCGTTGAGCCGCTTCACGCAATGGCTGTGGCCGGGGGGCGCGGCGGCGCGGGTGGCGGCCACCCACGAGCACCCCAGCGCGGGGCTGACGAGCTCCTCCTTCCCGGACTTCCCATCCGGGTTCCGGGAGCCCGACACCGTCACGTTCTACACCGGCGGGGGCGccggcggccgccgcgcgcgcccgaGGAGGGTCAGcaaccgccgccgcagccgcgggGAGGCCCGTGTCGACCGGGAGTACGACATGGTCATCGTCCCGTCCGACGGCGGCGGGTGCTTGTCCGGCTCCGACTCGGATGATTCCGATTGGTCCATCGGCTGGCTCGAGCCACAGGCGCCGGAGCTGCAGACGGACGGCGACCCTGAGAACTGCTTCGCCGTCCTCGTGCCCTGCTACCGCCATGGACGCCAAGAGCAGCAGCCCCGGAGGCACGAGGGCAGGTTTCTTGGCGCCGGCGCCCTCACCGATGGTGGCCTCTCTG ATGGAAAGAATTTTGTAGAGCAGTGGCTTTCTTCTCTCCAGAACTAA
- the LOC110432930 gene encoding uncharacterized protein LOC110432930 isoform X1 → MSMALSRFTQWLWPGGAAARVAATHEHPSAGLTSSSFPDFPSGFREPDTVTFYTGGGAGGRRARPRRVSNRRRSRGEARVDREYDMVIVPSDGGGCLSGSDSDDSDWSIGWLEPQAPELQTDGDPENCFAVLVPCYRHGRQEQQPRRHEGRFLGAGALTDGGLSGEHAHLTSFVNSMCFL, encoded by the coding sequence ATGTCCATGGCGTTGAGCCGCTTCACGCAATGGCTGTGGCCGGGGGGCGCGGCGGCGCGGGTGGCGGCCACCCACGAGCACCCCAGCGCGGGGCTGACGAGCTCCTCCTTCCCGGACTTCCCATCCGGGTTCCGGGAGCCCGACACCGTCACGTTCTACACCGGCGGGGGCGccggcggccgccgcgcgcgcccgaGGAGGGTCAGcaaccgccgccgcagccgcgggGAGGCCCGTGTCGACCGGGAGTACGACATGGTCATCGTCCCGTCCGACGGCGGCGGGTGCTTGTCCGGCTCCGACTCGGATGATTCCGATTGGTCCATCGGCTGGCTCGAGCCACAGGCGCCGGAGCTGCAGACGGACGGCGACCCTGAGAACTGCTTCGCCGTCCTCGTGCCCTGCTACCGCCATGGACGCCAAGAGCAGCAGCCCCGGAGGCACGAGGGCAGGTTTCTTGGCGCCGGCGCCCTCACCGATGGTGGCCTCTCTGGTGAGCATGCTCACCTCACCTCATTTGTGAATTCAATGTGCTTTCTTTGA